A window of the Gasterosteus aculeatus chromosome 21, fGasAcu3.hap1.1, whole genome shotgun sequence genome harbors these coding sequences:
- the f3a gene encoding coagulation factor III, tissue factor a has protein sequence MGTIRPVLLTVLFLSSASGSYPRAHNVTWKSTNFKTILTWEPKPSADYSYTVEFSAVGADKQRNSHCIRSSVTRCDLSSSLSDLNANYVADVLSEPPLGATSSLIEFPYSSSPRFCPYKDTDVGRLDFKLQVSEDKKKTTLYVTDPLTALFEDGRQLNIRDIFSSQLQYKVTYWKNKSTGKKVRLSASNVIEMTDLDRAKSYCFKVQAYIPSRSLDKQLGELSRTQCSDGDNQSVFEVYSVGVIAAAIFLILLLMGLVIAVTVVCYKRREAAQHSGKEGMPLQDV, from the exons GCTCCTATCCCCGCGCACACAATGTCACTTGGAAATCCACCAATTTTAAAACCATCTTGACCTGGGAGCCCAAACCATCAGCTGATTACTCCTACACGGTGGAGTTCTCTGC GGTCGGTGCTGACAAACAGAGGAACTCTCACTGCATCCGGTCCTCCGTGACCCGATGTGACCTGTCCAGCTCTCTAAGTGACCTCAATGCCAACTATGTGGCAGACGTCCTGTCTGAACCCCCCCTGGGGGCCACCTCCAGTCTCATAGAGTTCCCTTACTCCAGCTCACCGCGATTCTGCCCCTACAAAGACA CTGATGTAGGCCGACTGGACTTTAAGCTGCAGGTGAGcgaagacaaaaagaagaccACCCTGTATGTGACTGACCCACTCACTGCACTGTTTGAAGATGGCCGTCAGCTGAACATCAGGGACATCTTCTCCAGCCAGCTGCAGTACAAAGTCACCTATTGGAAAAATAAGAGCACTGGGAAG AAAGTGCGCCTGTCAGCGAGCAATGTGATAGAGATGACTGATCTGGACCGAGCAAAGAGCTACTGCTTCAAAGTCCAGGCTTATATTCCCAGCCGGAGCCTCGACAAGCAGCTGGGAGAGCTGAGCCGGACCCAGTGCTCCGACGGCGACAACCAGTCCGTCTTTGAAG TGTATTCAGTGGGTGTGATCGCTGCGGCCATCTTCCTCATCCTGCTGCTCATGGGCCTCGTCATCGCCGTCACGGTGGTCTGCTACAAGCGCAGGGAGGCGGCTCAGCACAGCGGAAAAGAAGGAATGCCCCTCCAGGAtgtttag